The Fundulus heteroclitus isolate FHET01 chromosome 13, MU-UCD_Fhet_4.1, whole genome shotgun sequence genome contains a region encoding:
- the fam8a1a gene encoding protein FAM8A1, with protein MAAGSSSLDGAEIDTKQLQASATTEYCLKLQRWMWEYYWGYASWQSWAALPAFPSPPPSSAARTPAAHTSTPVGGQQMFDPGSWYGHPYAFRPPGSSPPPHPGGVQTEQRPAATDARRQQQNGHPPQAGREYTIPSPLLRFLAETVDFLILFSVKATIVLWIMHLCGMKDIAKFITHFIVEEIDENTSIEDLQKMMVVALVYRVLVCVYETVCIWGAGGATPGKFLLGLRVVTCDTSTMIRPNHVLVVPASNVSLSASTVRALNKNFSITFLFPIFITLLFFQHNRTVYDIVAGTIVVQRRGG; from the exons ATGGCGGCGGGTAGCAGCAGTCTCGACGGCGCTGAAATCGACACAAAGCAGCTCCAAGCCAGCGCCACGACGGAGTACTGCTTAAAGTTGCAGCGGTGGATGTGGGAGTATTACTGGGGTTATGCTAGCTGGCAGAGCTGGGCGGCTCTGCCCGCCTTCCCTTCGCCGCCGCCGAGCTCTGCCGCTCGGACGCCGGCTGCACACACCTCCACCCCCGTCGGCGGGCAGCAGATGTTTGACCCTGGGAGCTGGTACGGCCACCCGTATGCTTTCAGACCCCCGGggtcctcccctcctcctcacCCGGGTGGCGTCCAGACGGAGCAGCGTCCGGCCGCGACCGATGcgcggcggcagcagcagaaCGGACATCCGCCACAGGCAG GGCGAGAGTACACCATCCCGTCCCCTCTGCTGAGGTTCCTGGCAGAGACGGTGGACTTCCTCATCCTGTTCTCTGTGAAGGCCACCATCGTGTTGTGGATAATGCATCTCTGCGGAATGAA ggacaTTGCCAAGTTCATCACGCACTTCATCGTGGAGGAGATCGATGAGAACACGTCCATAGAGGACCTGCAGAAGATGATGGTGGTCGCTCTGGTCTACAGGGTGTTGGTCTGCGTCTATGAG ACCGTTTGCATTTGGGGCGCTGGAGGCGCCACTCCGGGGAAGTTTCTGCTGGGCCTGCGGGTGGTGACCTGCGACACGTCCACCATGATACGACCCAACCATGTTCTTGTGGTCCCGGCGTCTAACGTCTCCCTGTCAGC CTCCACCGTGCGGGCGCTGAACAAGaacttctccatcactttccTCTTCCCCATCTTCATCACGCTCCTCTTCTTCCAGCACAACCGGACCGTCTACGACATCGTGGCCGGGACCATAGTGGTCCAACGCCGGGGGGGCTGA